In the genome of Salinispirillum sp. LH 10-3-1, one region contains:
- a CDS encoding heme biosynthesis HemY N-terminal domain-containing protein produces the protein MKLLRRALLILLILVLGGAVGYMARQDSGYVLIAWGDHALEMSLWIGLAALITLVLAWLLIRRMLVLLGKLRPNRRHQGVKSLENGILAFLELKLPRAKRLLAKGERYSPLPWVNQLLLARIAQAEKDYANVATWLDKATEENPQVELASGLLLALSAYESKQFELALAHCKRLTQKHPDNPFVLRLLRDVHVRLKDWDALLELQPKLIRVGRKSVEPWQTDMINGLVATRPANAGARLQKWWKSLSQQQQASSDLRYQYLKALVVLETPLVAKKALESAIGQEWDTRLVVLYSGLNTTARERLQQAERWRTQHTPDAHFYLALGRLCLQESLWGKARDYFKDGLAQNPLPELYWELARLEEALGERDSSHERLTALAEQMLKCPALPLPAATPEAQTHE, from the coding sequence TCAGGCTATGTGTTGATTGCGTGGGGCGACCATGCACTGGAAATGTCGCTGTGGATTGGTCTTGCAGCACTGATCACGCTGGTGTTGGCTTGGCTGCTGATACGGCGAATGCTGGTGTTGTTGGGTAAGTTGCGGCCGAATCGGCGGCATCAGGGTGTGAAGTCTTTGGAAAATGGCATCTTGGCGTTCCTCGAACTTAAGCTGCCACGCGCTAAGCGCCTGCTCGCCAAGGGTGAACGCTACAGCCCTCTGCCATGGGTTAACCAGTTGCTGCTGGCCCGTATCGCCCAAGCCGAAAAAGACTACGCCAATGTGGCGACCTGGCTCGACAAGGCCACCGAAGAAAACCCTCAGGTCGAGCTGGCCTCGGGTCTGTTATTGGCGTTGTCGGCCTATGAGTCGAAGCAATTTGAGTTGGCGCTGGCGCACTGCAAGCGCCTGACCCAGAAGCATCCGGACAACCCCTTTGTGTTGCGCTTGCTGCGCGATGTACACGTGCGACTGAAAGACTGGGATGCCTTGTTAGAGCTGCAACCTAAGCTGATTCGCGTTGGCCGCAAGTCGGTCGAGCCTTGGCAAACCGACATGATCAATGGGCTGGTTGCCACTCGTCCCGCCAATGCAGGCGCTCGTCTGCAAAAATGGTGGAAGTCGCTGAGCCAACAGCAACAGGCCTCGTCGGACCTGAGATACCAATATCTCAAGGCGTTGGTGGTCCTGGAGACTCCTTTGGTAGCAAAGAAGGCTCTGGAAAGTGCCATCGGACAAGAGTGGGATACCCGCTTAGTGGTACTGTACAGTGGCCTCAACACCACCGCGCGTGAACGCTTACAGCAAGCCGAGCGCTGGCGCACGCAACACACGCCGGACGCGCACTTTTATCTGGCCTTAGGCCGCCTGTGTTTGCAGGAGTCTTTGTGGGGCAAGGCCCGCGATTATTTCAAAGACGGCTTAGCACAGAACCCCCTGCCAGAGCTCTATTGGGAGCTGGCGCGTTTAGAAGAGGCTCTGGGAGAGCGTGACAGCAGCCATGAGCGCCTGACCGCTTTGGCTGAGCAGATGCTAAAATGTCCGGCCTTACCCTTACCCGCAGCAACACCGGAAGCACAGACGCATGAGTGA
- a CDS encoding GAF domain-containing protein translates to MSEDLVISGASKAEQYESFTQQLTYLLADTPNPLTQVSQLLAALQHGFGFLWTGIYQVHGDQLVLGPFQGPIACVTIARGRGVCGTAWHEARTLVVPDVDAFPGHIACSSASRSEIVLPVFRGQEVIAVLDIDSAELGTFDEVDQRFLEEIVATYLAPCLPL, encoded by the coding sequence ATGAGTGAAGACTTAGTCATCAGTGGTGCCAGCAAAGCGGAACAGTATGAGAGTTTCACGCAGCAGTTGACCTACCTGCTTGCCGACACGCCCAACCCGCTGACTCAAGTCAGCCAGTTGCTCGCCGCCTTACAACACGGTTTTGGTTTCCTGTGGACGGGCATCTATCAGGTACACGGCGACCAATTGGTGCTGGGCCCCTTTCAAGGGCCGATTGCTTGCGTCACCATTGCCCGTGGGCGTGGGGTGTGCGGTACGGCATGGCACGAAGCCCGTACATTGGTAGTGCCCGACGTAGATGCCTTTCCCGGTCATATTGCCTGCAGCAGTGCGAGCCGTTCGGAAATCGTCTTGCCGGTCTTTCGCGGCCAGGAAGTGATTGCAGTGCTGGACATCGACAGCGCCGAGCTCGGAACCTTTGATGAGGTGGATCAGCGCTTTCTGGAAGAGATCGTAGCTACCTATTTGGCACCCTGCTTGCCGCTGTAA